From Levilactobacillus zymae, a single genomic window includes:
- a CDS encoding YebC/PmpR family DNA-binding transcriptional regulator, which translates to MSGHSKWHNIQGRKNAQDAKRGKIFQKISRDLYQAAKAGGVDPDGNPQLRLEMDKARAANMPKENIKRALDKASGVGGAKFEEITYEGYGPGGTAIMVAALTDNKNRTAAAVRSAFTHHGGSLGAAGSVSYMFDRKGYIVILRDGLDTDEDTMLMDALDAGADDMETTDDEFTIWTDPSQETAVRDALQEKGYKLDTAEVRMFPQNTTEVPEAKVTQYQGLIDELENNDDVSDIYEAAVLPESVE; encoded by the coding sequence ATGTCAGGACACTCTAAATGGCATAACATCCAAGGGCGGAAAAACGCTCAGGATGCAAAACGTGGAAAAATTTTCCAAAAGATCTCACGTGATTTGTACCAAGCTGCAAAAGCAGGTGGTGTTGATCCCGACGGTAACCCTCAACTTCGTTTGGAAATGGACAAGGCCCGGGCAGCTAACATGCCGAAGGAAAACATCAAGCGTGCGCTTGACAAAGCTTCCGGTGTTGGCGGTGCCAAGTTCGAAGAAATCACCTACGAAGGTTACGGTCCTGGCGGGACAGCAATCATGGTTGCTGCGTTGACGGATAACAAGAACCGGACGGCTGCCGCTGTTCGGTCTGCGTTCACGCACCATGGTGGCTCATTAGGCGCTGCTGGTTCTGTTTCCTACATGTTTGATCGTAAGGGCTACATTGTTATCTTACGTGATGGCTTGGATACGGATGAAGATACGATGTTGATGGATGCTTTAGATGCCGGCGCGGACGACATGGAGACGACCGATGATGAATTCACCATCTGGACGGATCCATCGCAAGAAACTGCCGTGCGTGATGCCTTACAGGAAAAGGGCTACAAGTTGGATACTGCTGAAGTTCGGATGTTCCCGCAGAACACCACCGAAGTTCCAGAAGCCAAAGTAACCCAGTACCAAGGCTTAATCGACGAACTGGAAAACAACGACGATGTTTCGGATATTTACGAAGCTGCCGTGTTACCAGAAAGCGTTGAATAA
- a CDS encoding C39 family peptidase codes for MIKTVKWGLGLMLLLGSLGGLTTVHAQTTVKSARHYNSRVIASRTAKRWAQPGSQAIGNTAKLQGNLVQLDQIAHTTKGTYFKVSRRGHHYGWLSATALKRTTRYVLPYTYTSQLYPLHAPNACEAASLKMALSVKGLATKTSLKTMIKRMPKAKTPTKGFTGNPYTESRPGETRTIYPAPLTKYAQTYDAAARNLTGASKKTLIHEIKRGNAVIFAGAWRMQGQRPYHVLTLVGYRPGKFLVADPYMQAAWPNKVYWTSTKNFMTVYHSRHSRAVVIR; via the coding sequence ATGATTAAGACGGTTAAATGGGGATTAGGACTGATGCTATTGCTGGGCAGTCTGGGCGGTTTGACCACCGTTCATGCGCAAACTACGGTGAAATCGGCGCGTCATTATAATAGTCGGGTGATTGCCAGTCGGACGGCTAAACGGTGGGCGCAACCGGGCAGTCAAGCCATTGGGAATACGGCGAAGCTGCAAGGCAATCTGGTCCAACTCGACCAGATTGCCCACACCACCAAGGGCACTTACTTTAAGGTTAGCCGCCGTGGTCATCATTATGGATGGTTATCGGCGACCGCGTTAAAACGGACAACCCGTTATGTCTTACCGTACACCTATACCAGTCAGTTATACCCGTTACACGCGCCAAACGCGTGTGAGGCAGCTAGCCTCAAGATGGCGTTGTCCGTGAAGGGGCTGGCTACTAAAACCAGTTTAAAGACTATGATTAAGCGAATGCCTAAAGCTAAAACACCAACGAAGGGCTTTACGGGGAATCCGTATACGGAAAGTCGTCCGGGGGAGACCAGAACTATCTACCCGGCACCGTTGACCAAGTACGCCCAAACTTATGATGCGGCAGCCCGTAACCTGACGGGGGCCAGTAAAAAAACGTTGATTCATGAAATTAAACGGGGCAACGCCGTGATCTTTGCTGGGGCTTGGCGGATGCAAGGGCAACGCCCGTATCATGTTTTGACCTTAGTCGGGTACCGTCCCGGTAAGTTCTTGGTGGCCGATCCGTACATGCAAGCAGCGTGGCCCAACAAGGTTTACTGGACCTCAACCAAAAACTTTATGACGGTTTACCACAGTCGTCATTCGCGTGCCGTGGTCATTCGTTAA
- a CDS encoding C39 family peptidase yields the protein MNQLAKQHKTWAKFGWGIIGGLLGWGLMMSGAAAQSVGSLGPTHQVNYGRTLKRVSGQLYQVSAGKLQPQRSLRGFNRTLWVVSKTATVTTAAGKTSTYDYVTAAGPAKRTTVKGWIRQQDLTHPTRVALNAPYISQQAVKAWMGCESAALLEGLHYKGVKVHTGLVAFMKQLPRSKTNNPNNGFAGSPYRVTPGVFQSIFPKPLAKWGNRYHRVTNISGTSAAGLRAQLRLNRPVVVYVTLHFAKAQWGHYFWGKGINNSHVMLLDGYNTKTHQYHVADPNQGKYWVSAQKFSRSYNYRHYAVAID from the coding sequence ATGAATCAACTAGCAAAGCAGCATAAAACCTGGGCCAAATTTGGCTGGGGAATAATTGGGGGATTATTAGGGTGGGGGCTCATGATGTCGGGAGCCGCCGCTCAGTCTGTGGGATCATTGGGCCCGACGCATCAAGTGAATTATGGTCGGACACTCAAGCGGGTTAGTGGTCAACTGTATCAGGTTTCGGCTGGTAAACTGCAGCCCCAAAGGTCGTTACGGGGGTTTAATCGAACTTTATGGGTCGTTTCTAAGACGGCTACCGTGACCACTGCGGCAGGAAAAACCAGCACGTACGATTACGTGACGGCCGCTGGTCCGGCTAAGCGAACAACCGTTAAGGGCTGGATTCGTCAGCAAGATTTGACTCACCCCACTCGAGTCGCCTTAAACGCGCCGTATATCAGTCAGCAGGCGGTTAAGGCCTGGATGGGGTGTGAATCGGCAGCGTTACTGGAAGGGCTTCATTATAAAGGCGTTAAAGTACATACCGGATTAGTTGCCTTTATGAAACAGCTACCACGGAGCAAAACCAATAATCCGAATAACGGGTTCGCGGGGAGTCCATACCGGGTCACCCCGGGCGTTTTCCAGTCAATCTTTCCCAAGCCGTTGGCCAAGTGGGGCAACCGGTATCACCGGGTGACAAACATTAGTGGGACGTCGGCAGCTGGTTTGCGAGCCCAGTTACGGTTAAACCGGCCAGTGGTGGTTTACGTGACCCTGCACTTCGCCAAGGCGCAGTGGGGACACTACTTCTGGGGCAAGGGGATCAATAACTCACACGTGATGCTGTTGGATGGCTACAATACCAAGACTCACCAGTATCATGTGGCCGATCCTAACCAGGGGAAGTACTGGGTGAGTGCTCAGAAATTTAGCCGCAGCTATAATTATCGGCATTATGCGGTGGCAATCGATTAA
- a CDS encoding ABC transporter substrate-binding protein/permease, translating into MKKRLLFLFALVVTLLVGWGATSTTTAQAATDNSLTRVQKKGTLVMGTSPDYPPYEFQATVHGKSKIVGMDVAVGQKIAKGLGVKLVVKSMSFDSLLVALQTGKVDMVISGMNPTPARKKNVDFTHLYYQGGYSIVVNKSEKGLYKDKDSFKGKTIGAQTGSTMYNESKKQTTDTKVKGMTSVSDLILALQSHKLAGVAMEKPSAQAYVANNKQLAMIPSHFNLSASDTSAAVAFKKGSTALVTAANKSVDQIRKQDLVNKDYLPAAGKYLKTNTVNTSMWHYWKAFLTGVKYTLIITVCSVFFGFILGVLLSLARMAHGGVIKTAVRWLATAYVEFIRGTPMMVQVMFVYFGLGLIVNLPALTSGIIAISLNSGAYIAEYIRGGINSVDAGQTEAARSLGLSNTATLRYVVLPQALKNIWPSLGNEFITLIKDSSIVSIIGVSELIFQSNIVRSDTYRGVAPIAVIMVLYFIMTFTASRILNYFERRMQHD; encoded by the coding sequence ATGAAAAAGAGACTATTATTTCTATTCGCACTCGTCGTCACTCTGTTGGTTGGCTGGGGGGCCACCAGCACTACCACGGCGCAAGCCGCTACGGATAACTCGTTGACCCGGGTTCAGAAGAAGGGCACCCTGGTCATGGGGACCTCCCCCGACTATCCACCTTACGAATTCCAGGCCACCGTTCACGGCAAGAGTAAGATTGTCGGGATGGACGTTGCCGTCGGGCAAAAGATTGCCAAGGGCCTGGGCGTCAAGCTCGTGGTCAAGTCCATGTCCTTCGATTCCCTACTGGTCGCGTTACAAACTGGCAAAGTCGACATGGTCATCTCCGGGATGAACCCCACGCCGGCCCGGAAGAAAAACGTGGACTTCACTCACCTGTACTACCAAGGGGGCTACAGCATCGTGGTCAACAAGAGTGAAAAGGGCCTGTACAAAGATAAAGATTCCTTCAAGGGCAAAACCATCGGGGCGCAAACTGGTTCTACCATGTACAATGAATCTAAGAAACAAACGACCGACACTAAGGTCAAAGGGATGACCTCCGTTTCCGACCTGATTTTAGCGTTGCAAAGTCACAAACTAGCCGGAGTTGCGATGGAAAAGCCTTCTGCTCAGGCCTACGTGGCGAACAACAAGCAGCTGGCCATGATTCCAAGTCACTTCAACTTAAGTGCTTCCGATACCAGTGCCGCCGTAGCCTTCAAGAAAGGTTCCACCGCTTTGGTGACCGCCGCTAATAAATCGGTCGATCAGATTCGCAAGCAGGACCTGGTTAACAAGGACTACCTGCCCGCTGCTGGGAAATACTTAAAGACCAACACGGTCAACACCAGCATGTGGCACTATTGGAAAGCCTTTCTGACCGGGGTTAAATACACCCTGATCATTACGGTCTGCTCCGTCTTCTTTGGTTTCATCTTAGGGGTGCTCTTATCCCTCGCTCGGATGGCTCACGGTGGCGTCATCAAGACCGCCGTACGTTGGCTAGCCACGGCTTACGTCGAATTTATTCGGGGAACGCCAATGATGGTCCAAGTCATGTTCGTTTACTTTGGCCTGGGCTTGATCGTCAACCTCCCTGCCCTGACTTCCGGGATCATTGCCATTTCTCTAAACTCCGGGGCCTACATTGCCGAATATATTCGGGGCGGCATCAACTCCGTAGACGCCGGGCAAACCGAGGCCGCACGGAGCCTGGGACTGTCCAATACCGCCACCTTACGTTACGTGGTCTTACCGCAAGCCCTCAAGAACATCTGGCCATCACTGGGGAACGAATTCATTACCTTAATCAAGGATAGTTCCATCGTCTCGATCATCGGGGTTTCCGAACTGATCTTCCAAAGCAACATTGTCCGTTCCGATACCTACCGGGGAGTGGCCCCTATCGCCGTCATCATGGTGCTATACTTTATCATGACTTTTACCGCGTCCCGAATTCTGAACTACTTCGAGAGGAGAATGCAACATGACTAA
- a CDS encoding amino acid ABC transporter ATP-binding protein, which yields MTKPIIEVKNLAKNFGGNVVLKDITEQVDPGQVIVVIGPSGSGKSTFLRCLNLLETPTNGQVAFDGQDLTTLDTKRVNELREQMGMVFQGFNLFPNMSVLENIKLAPMKVKGVSETDATKRAHELLQQVNLDDHADAFPSSLSGGQKQRVAIARALAMNPKVMLFDEPTSALDPEMVGEVLNVMKDLANQGMTMVVVTHEMGFAKSVADRIWFMADGYIQENSTPDDFFAHPQTARAQDFLSKILM from the coding sequence ATGACTAAACCAATTATTGAGGTCAAAAACCTCGCGAAAAACTTCGGCGGGAATGTCGTTTTAAAGGACATCACCGAACAGGTCGATCCTGGACAAGTGATCGTGGTCATCGGGCCTTCCGGGAGCGGGAAAAGTACCTTCTTACGGTGCCTAAACCTCCTTGAAACTCCGACAAACGGCCAAGTTGCCTTTGACGGACAAGACCTGACCACGCTAGACACCAAGCGGGTCAACGAGTTACGTGAACAGATGGGCATGGTCTTCCAAGGTTTCAACCTCTTCCCAAACATGTCCGTCCTCGAAAACATCAAATTGGCCCCGATGAAGGTTAAAGGTGTCAGCGAAACCGACGCCACTAAACGGGCCCACGAGCTTCTGCAACAAGTCAACCTAGACGACCACGCCGACGCTTTCCCCAGCAGCCTGTCCGGGGGCCAAAAGCAACGGGTCGCCATCGCTCGCGCCTTAGCCATGAACCCGAAGGTGATGCTCTTTGATGAACCCACCTCCGCACTGGATCCCGAAATGGTCGGTGAAGTCTTAAACGTTATGAAGGACTTAGCCAATCAAGGCATGACCATGGTGGTGGTCACCCACGAAATGGGCTTTGCCAAGTCCGTGGCCGACCGGATCTGGTTCATGGCCGACGGGTACATTCAGGAAAACAGTACCCCCGACGATTTCTTCGCTCATCCCCAAACCGCCCGGGCGCAGGACTTTCTTTCTAAAATTCTGATGTAG